The DNA region TTTTCCAAATCCCCTTACAAGATTTTCATTGTTGTGTGAGTAGATATTAAGTACATTGGAACTCAAACAACATGTGAGATCGAAAGAATAGTATCACTTGAAGATTTTGGATCTGTCTTATTAGTGTTACTGGCTAGACTAGGTCGTTGATGTTGGCGTGGAACACAAAGATtgggaaagagaaaaagaactGATATTGCTTATGCACACCAAGCATACATATACTGgttataaaaaaagattatgcACGCTAATAGAGTAAATAACGTTTTATACTATCAGTGTATTACTGTATTTTAATAGGTTTTAACATGTTAACAATTTTATTCGTCGTTTTactaatttcatttattaattataattttatagttttatattttagatacgaaaataaaaatgatattgttattgttcccCATACAAACTCATCAAGATAGAGACGTTATTTTTGGTCCGTCTTcacaaaaaatgaagaaagtagCGTGAATTGATTTGTAACTTATACTACAATGATTCTCAAGTTTTTtagtttgtgtgtgtgtggtgtgggggGGTGGTTGGGAAGTCCATCAGGAACGGATCCACTGTATGATATGTGGGTTCATGGGAATTCAGTAATTTTCGTCTTAGACAATGTATGTGTACTAAGAAATTTActgaatatttataaatatttgacgCTGAGTCTGGTTATTATTATGTTAACTCGAGATCGTTGTAGCCTGTAggaacccataaacttcaaatcctgaatCGCTTCTAAAGTCACTAATTGACAACTGCTTAATTAAGCTTAGTTTAATGAGTAAAGCGGAAGTATCTATGAATAGCAAAATCTGTGTGACGATGTCAAAAGAATAGTTCTTTAGAGTACCAAATGAGCTGTACTCGTTGGCTGTACATTTCTTATAGACTTGCAAAGCACGTACGAGACTACTAATTAATTAACCAATATGCAGAAGTTGACTAAAGAATACACCCTTGCCTTGCTCCTCAAGTACATATCAGTCGTCCTCCAAATCCAAATGCGTCTAAATTCTACTCCTATATATAAACCATAGTTAATCAATCTTTTCTTAATCTAATCAACTCTCTAAGCTCACAAAAACATAGCAAGGATGAAGAGAGAGGGTCGACAACATGGTCTTGTTCGGACCCATCCCATCATACCCTCCCCTTGGAACCCCAAGCCCAACTCCAGGTACTGTTTTCAGCTCGAACTATGTATACATACGGTACTAAAAGAtttaaatgtaaatatataataagatcatcacatatcatccTAAATTGATAGACTAACTTTATATTCTGGATTCGCCTATGCAGGTACGTTAACAAGTTGAATTCCCCTCCCACGGCTGGGTTGTTCACCAAAGCGTCACCAAAGCCCTCGAACCATTCCAAGTTCACAGGCAAGTGTGGCAGGTCCAAATGCACATGTTGTCACATACACCCTGCTGGAAAGGCTAAGGACAAGGCCAAGGGGACACAAAAGCTGAGAGGTTGTGACATTGTTTCTAGGCCCGGGTTGACCTTTTATGGGTTCTCAGCTATTAGCATATTGGACCATTGACTGGTGATTACATGGATCTCGATTCTTGATGATGATGGATTTTACCATACATGATGCTGATAAGGTTGTTGATTCCAACTGCTCGCTACTTACAGTAGAAATTGAGGAGatagataactttgataatgaAAGCAAGAGTTTGTAACAAGGGAGTTGTGTGGGAAAGGAAAGAAGATGGAGATTGGTGTTTGATGGAAGAAATGTGATTTAGTCCGTTGACTTGGAATGTATTTAGTTACTAGCGGATAAATTGTTGTACTTACTGCGATATAAGTTTGatatttatttgaataaattgttgtaATGCATAGTGCAATACATAAAGACAAATTTGGAAGGCTATTTGCTGCGATATAAGTTTGATAAATTGTTGAATGTCACCCTGAAACTTGTAAAGTTTTACTTTATGATGTACAAAGGCAGATACCATATGGAACAATGCTCACAGTGGAAAACCTAGCCTAAACTTTagttttcaacttcataaaACAAGTAACAATGGTCCTCGCGTATAGATAGCttcaacaatcaacacaacatcTACGAGTTGCATCTCTTTGATGGTATGATGGAAGACATCATAAATCTCTGAACATTCGATTGGGCGAGACtccaaattgatgttgtatattTGGGGATGCGTTCTGATCATTAGACGGTACTGTTGGCAAGGTATGAAcatttatatgttttgggctaTTCTTCTTTCCTGAATTCTCGTAAGAGCCATTCTTGGTCGAATATGTAGAAGTTGGCTGCGACATCAAGTCTTGCATTGTGCTGTTACTGGAATTTCTTCCAAGTTTTGGTGACAGAAGACGTTTTAATGGGGTCTGCATCAAACTAAACCATATGAACCACTTCCCCCAAGGGGAGAGCATGAACAAAACCAGCATGGACAAAACCAGAACTATTCAAAGTATGTAAAAGAATGTACTCGTGGAGAAAAATGATCATCAGTCGGTTCATTGTTTTGACAGTAGACTATTAGAAATGAAA from Lycium ferocissimum isolate CSIRO_LF1 chromosome 2, AGI_CSIRO_Lferr_CH_V1, whole genome shotgun sequence includes:
- the LOC132038088 gene encoding uncharacterized protein LOC132038088 yields the protein MKREGRQHGLVRTHPIIPSPWNPKPNSRYVNKLNSPPTAGLFTKASPKPSNHSKFTGKCGRSKCTCCHIHPAGKAKDKAKGTQKLRGCDIVSRPGLTFYGFSAISILDH